From the Eremothecium cymbalariae DBVPG#7215 chromosome 6, complete sequence genome, one window contains:
- the IPI3 gene encoding chromatin-binding/pre-rRNA-processing protein IPI3 (similar to Ashbya gossypii ABL141C), translated as MDEELIFTNEFSGTVSQLHSHGQTNLRQCSTAAINSATLVGHRLFVAQANKALINVYNIHGANKRESVEQRLPLPEVVSCIAVVENIQASRCGSANSNSGLPYLLVGSTPTGKLYVWELNSGNLLSVKAMAHYQPITKIQSIVNGKYVITSGSDARLIIWQTADLVLHDDPKPLYILHDHTLPITDFVVSNAYNGDYINTKLFTVSEDATLRCYHIDSQLDKPYLIATFTFALPLTSVTLDPADRCVYVGTKEGAFALPVYYGLDNNETKLVNLLHFGENKILSIIESQEGVDVNRKELYQMGQLVCDKLIPSHITAMKLSMDGSLIVFGTNQGNCIVMDIYSKQPVREVAPIVTQDTNVGMVTNLLLFPATMESESLMQSSVYDVSSKHTEASKIPNLSKSVFDKKGPHDIVFQVVSRKELEKVPPLSDFKEYVDCVAQEESVFLQQGPIQSTVKVINQDKQAEEVVADLPPSKDATDEGAEISKLKETIEQLTCAYKDLRAMHETLYEEHNKLLQSQPSLH; from the coding sequence ATGGATGAGGAGCTGATTTTTACTAACGAGTTTTCTGGTACTGTTTCGCAACTGCATTCGCATGGGCAGACGAATCTCAGACAATGCTCTACTGCAGCTATTAATTCAGCCACTTTGGTTGGGCATCGGCTATTTGTGGCACAAGCCAATAAGGCTCTAATTAATGTGTACAATATTCATGGTGCTAATAAGCGGGAATCAGTTGAGCAGAGGTTGCCACTACCAGAAGTTGTCAGTTGTATTGCTGTTGTGGAGAACATCCAGGCGTCTAGATGCGGTTCTGCGAATTCCAACTCAGGTTTACCGTACCTACTTGTGGGCTCTACTCCTACGGGAAAATTGTACGTCTGGGAGTTGAATTCAGGGAATCTGTTGTCGGTGAAGGCTATGGCACATTATCAACCGATTACAAAGATACAGTCTATTGTGAATGGCAAGTACGTTATCACGAGTGGATCAGATGCTCGTCTGATTATCTGGCAAACGGCTGATTTGGTTCTCCACGATGATCCTAAACCACTATACATACTGCACGATCACACGTTGCCAATAACGGATTTTGTTGTGAGTAATGCTTACAACGGCGATTATATAAATACCAAATTGTTTACAGTGTCGGAGGATGCGACATTGAGATGTTACCATATTGACTCTCAACTTGACAAACCATATTTGATTGCTACGTTTACGTTTGCACTACCTTTAACATCGGTAACATTGGATCCAGCTGATAGATGTGTGTATGTTGGAACAAAGGAAGGGGCCTTTGCTTTACCTGTTTATTACGGTTTGGACAACAATGAAACTAAGTTGGTGAATCTACTGCATTTCggagaaaacaaaatattatccatTATAGAATCTCAAGAAGGTGTAGATGTGAATCGCAAGGAATTGTACCAAATGGGACAACTGGTCTGCGACAAGTTAATACCATCCCATATAACGGCTATGAAGTTATCCATGGACGGCAGTCTGATTGTGTTCGGTACCAACCAAGGTAATTGCATTGTGATGGATATTTACTCAAAGCAGCCTGTGCGCGAGGTAGCTCCTATTGTAACACAAGACACCAATGTAGGAATGGTAACGAATTTGCTTTTATTCCCAGCGACTATGGAGTCTGAATCCTTGATGCAATCATCTGTTTATGATGTCAGCAGCAAACACACTGAAGCGTCTAAGATCCCAAATCTCAGCAAGTCTGTATTTGATAAGAAGGGTCCGCATGATATAGTTTTTCAGGTGGTTTCTCGGAAGGAGTTGGAGAAGGTACCGCCCTTATCAGATTTCAAGGAGTACGTAGACTGTGTTGCTCAAGAGGAGAGTGTATTCTTGCAACAAGGCCCTATACAAAGTACAGTGAAGGTCATAAATCAAGATAAACAAGCCGAGGAGGTTGTAGCAGACCTACCACCGTCCAAAGATGCAACTGATGAGGGCGCAGAAATTTCCAAGCTGAAAGAAACAATCGAACAGCTGACCTGTGCTTACAAAGACTTGAGGGCAATGCACGAAACTCTGTATGAAGAGCATAATAAGCTGCTACAGTCGCAGCCCAGCCTCCACTAA